Within the Legionella pneumophila subsp. pneumophila str. Philadelphia 1 genome, the region ATCGGTCAGATTTTCTTCTGCACTAACAAGCCAGGTCTTAAAAAACATTTCCATGGCAGGGAATTCTTCACTGTGTATTAACTCAATGAATTCCTCGGGTAATTGATAAGCTTGCTGCCCATTAACCTTAATTTGTATTAAAAAATGCTCTGAACTAAGAAGATGCAGCCACTTCCTGGCCCTTATTGGCATTAATTGCAATTTTTCTATAATATCCTTTTCTAAAACCCATGCCTTATTTTCAAATAAAGAAAATAAATTGACACCAAACATGGCTTCAATCAGTTTAAGTCTGGTACCAGCGGCAACAAGAGAAAAATAATTTTCATAAAAATCGGCATTAGGCCTCACCTTTTTTTCTTGGGTTAAATCAGCCTCTTCCTCTTTATTCTCATTTTTTTTCTGATTGGGGAAAAATTTCTGTGACCATGCCTTTATCCACGATGTTAAAGCGTTCATCCCACAATATTCGTTTAAGAGTGTTATTAATATGAGAATAGAACAGGACTGACAAAAAAACCCAAGGCCAAGGCAAAAAATGTTTTTAATGAGAAAATTTAGATAAAATAAATGACTGAACTAAAACTCTTTTTAACAAAGAGATTGGGGGGCGTAAGTTCTCTAGAAGTGAAAAACCCGTTCAGCCAGTTCCCTCAAATCACACAATGGTAACAATAAGTGTACAAATGCAGACATCATCCAGTGTAATAATCCGCATTTGCTATTTAAAAAAATGACTTGATGTAGGCTGTTACATAGGACTTGCAACACTCCTGCTCAACTCTGGCTGTTCCCATTCGCTCTCTTCAATATCATCAAACTCCTCTTCTGACGAAGGATCCAGATAATTTCGTCCAATAATCTTACAAAGTTTCTTCTTATCCTCTTCACATAAATAAGCAGCCAAAGCTTCAAGAGGATTATATTCAGTAGAGTCTTCTTTAGTTTCAGATGGCCAATCATCATAAATTTTCCAATGATCAACAATAGCCATGTATAGACTGTTAATCAGATATTTAGCATTATTTAATTTCTGCAAAAGACACTTTTCATCAAGATCTCTTGGCAAAGAGAGCAATGAAAAGGCGAATCCCATCCAGCCTGTGGCTGTTGACTTAGCCTTTTTAGGTTCAACCTGAGCAAATGCTTCATAATATTGCCGAATACGAGCAACCAAATCGTCTTGATAAGGCTTATATTTCTCTGGTAATTTGGCATCAATAAATAACCACTCCAATTTTTGCAGTTTGCTTATCGCTTGTTTTACCTCATCACAATACTCCTCGCTTATTTCCAGTAATTTGATGGTATCTCCGGATAACGCTTCAATTTCTTGTGGAGGCAATGTCCAATGTAATTTGACTCCCTCGTCCTGCAAATCACGATAATGAACAATCGCACCGGAAGATTTTTTATGTTCACGTAATGGTCCGCTGCTATGCAAATAAATTCTTTCCAATTTACCACTGTATCTTGGTACGGTAGGGTGTTTTCCTGCTTCAGTAATTCGGGCAATTTGCTCTTGAGTCAGTATGCCTTTTAATAAATCAACCATCAGTGATTTACAAGTATAGGATTGATTTAAAGCCGGCCCCCACAGGGTAAATGACAAATTTAACTCAAATGGTTTAAGCCTTGGCTGATGGCCTTTTTGTTTTGCCTTGATTTTTTCCAAAGCAAAAATTAACGGGGAATACTCTTCATGCTCATAAATACGGTATTTTTGTTTACCAGCAATCCCCTGTGATTCAACAACTTCCTTAACTGCTTGCTTCTGTTCTTCCAACATTGTTTGGCATTTCAACTGCAGTAAATCAAATTTTTCCTTGGTTAACTCAAAAGTAACTCCATGTAAACCATAGCCAACATCCAAATAACGCAGTTCTTCGTGTCGTAACATACCATGATTGCCCTTCAAATCAACATCCAGACCCAACTTGATTTTCAGTTTACTTAACCACGTATCACGAACAGTAGATGGCACCCCATAAAAACCCCAATTATCGACTACCTCAATCTTTCCATTGTCATCCCATTGAGATAATAAAATGCAACTATGCCAAAAAGGATTACCACTAAACTCATGATCCATCGCACAATAGGTAACTGCATATCTCATTATTTTATCCTTAAGAAGATTGATTAAAAACATCTGCATGGATAACCAGGCAAAATCTAGAGATTGATTAGCTGAGAACAGTGAACTGCTTAAACCTGACTCACTTAATACAATCCTATGAAACTATTACAGATCCCCATATTGCCGTCAACGGCTAAACAGATAATGAGATAACCCCTGGAAATTTCCCAATAAAAGCAAACCCAACTGCCTAACATATAAATTAGTAGAAATAAATTTTTAACCTTTCAAACTAAAAACAAAATTGATACAAATCCAAAGCGTAACAATAGAATTTCAGTGAACACGGTGCATTTACTGTTTTGATAATAACTGTCTATAATGATTTAAAAGTGATTAACAAATGGGTTTAAATGCTCGATGCACAATGCCTACTATTTGCCCCAGCCAGCAAACCGGAACGTGTTAAAAGGCTAAAAAAACGCGAATGGTTTTATTATCGTTTGAAGAAGATATTTCTCTAAAGAGAAAACCGCCTTACGAAAATATGAAAAAAGAAGAGAATGATAGCAACATACACTGATAGTCAAAATTTGTTAATGATATAGAGTTAAAGAACCCCGAATTGAGAGGCCACAGGAGAAAAAGATGTTTGCCGAAATACCCAAAATTCAAGAGCAACTCCATAATGTTCTTGAATATTCCCAATCCATGACTTCTCTTTGGATGCAATCAATTGATAAAAGCCTTGAACAAACAAACAAGGTGACGCAATCTTTAATCAACTTAAATCAGCAACAAATTTATCCTTATCCCAACATATTAAATGATGCCATTGAATATACCGTAGACTTCATGCAGAGAAGCATTCTGTTTTGGGACATCATGCGCAAACGGGGCAATCAATATCTCAAGCATGAACAAGAAGGACAACCTCCTGTTCTCATTTTTTCTTATAATATGCTCATGGATGGCAGACATTTTGAGAGACCTGTAAATTATGCACTGGTGGAAATCATTCCCCCTGAAGGCATCCAGATTGATCCTGCAAAAAGACCTTATGTGATTGTTGATCCGCGGGCTGGTCATGGAGCAGGAATCAGCGGTTTTAAAGACGC harbors:
- a CDS encoding lpg2160 family Dot/Icm T4SS effector, with translation MFSANQSLDFAWLSMQMFLINLLKDKIMRYAVTYCAMDHEFSGNPFWHSCILLSQWDDNGKIEVVDNWGFYGVPSTVRDTWLSKLKIKLGLDVDLKGNHGMLRHEELRYLDVGYGLHGVTFELTKEKFDLLQLKCQTMLEEQKQAVKEVVESQGIAGKQKYRIYEHEEYSPLIFALEKIKAKQKGHQPRLKPFELNLSFTLWGPALNQSYTCKSLMVDLLKGILTQEQIARITEAGKHPTVPRYSGKLERIYLHSSGPLREHKKSSGAIVHYRDLQDEGVKLHWTLPPQEIEALSGDTIKLLEISEEYCDEVKQAISKLQKLEWLFIDAKLPEKYKPYQDDLVARIRQYYEAFAQVEPKKAKSTATGWMGFAFSLLSLPRDLDEKCLLQKLNNAKYLINSLYMAIVDHWKIYDDWPSETKEDSTEYNPLEALAAYLCEEDKKKLCKIIGRNYLDPSSEEEFDDIEESEWEQPELSRSVASPM